In Thermococcus sp., a single genomic region encodes these proteins:
- a CDS encoding DUF58 domain-containing protein, producing the protein MNWLRWFVIFTFLPLILAVLTGAISLSYIALLPASVLAFSLLFETPSGFSVERTVEKTRLRIGEETEVRVRLKVERGAGIVLVGDVVSPALEIVEGTNRHVFFKLPEKKLEVEYSYRVRAVKRGSHTISPVEVEGRHFFELEEPRYALFSEEVRITASPRIMNLNRFSHRRLGRRGFPQVTKARTGTPSTDFREIREYRPGDPMRAINWKATARLGVPLVNEYEKEGALTFMFYVDASDSMAIGGFKESALEVAVSFMLPLVSYLLNRGYRVGLYVLGHGTLISPVSGSDSLSTFTRFLLSLGMTSTEESLPLAVEKTRRLLNGRVVPVVVTNLTDSNFTSIRLGLKKLLATTGNAPILVDVDVYEDLDAGKLVSLMKKSLKEELSFPAVTVTKDVRKGVLKLLEVVL; encoded by the coding sequence ATGAACTGGCTCCGCTGGTTTGTTATCTTTACATTCCTTCCCCTGATTCTTGCGGTTCTAACTGGGGCAATTAGCCTCTCCTACATTGCCCTTCTTCCAGCCTCTGTGCTGGCGTTTTCCCTCCTGTTTGAGACCCCTTCAGGTTTCTCCGTCGAGAGAACCGTTGAGAAGACCCGCCTCAGGATAGGTGAAGAGACTGAAGTTAGGGTAAGACTAAAGGTTGAGCGCGGGGCGGGTATTGTTCTTGTGGGAGACGTCGTTTCCCCGGCACTTGAAATTGTTGAGGGAACCAACAGGCACGTCTTTTTCAAATTGCCCGAGAAAAAACTTGAGGTGGAGTATTCCTACCGGGTAAGGGCCGTTAAGCGTGGGAGCCATACAATTTCACCCGTGGAGGTCGAGGGAAGGCACTTTTTTGAGCTTGAAGAACCGAGGTATGCACTCTTTTCGGAAGAAGTCAGAATCACGGCCAGTCCAAGAATCATGAACCTAAATAGATTCTCTCATAGAAGACTGGGACGGCGGGGCTTTCCGCAGGTTACGAAGGCCAGAACGGGAACACCTTCGACGGATTTCAGGGAGATACGGGAATACCGGCCGGGGGACCCGATGAGAGCGATAAACTGGAAGGCAACCGCCAGGCTGGGAGTTCCACTTGTAAACGAGTACGAGAAGGAGGGGGCACTTACTTTCATGTTCTACGTTGATGCCTCCGATTCGATGGCGATTGGTGGCTTTAAGGAGAGTGCCCTTGAGGTCGCGGTAAGTTTTATGTTGCCACTCGTTTCGTATCTCCTTAACAGAGGTTATCGCGTCGGTCTTTACGTCCTCGGGCACGGCACATTGATTTCTCCCGTTTCAGGTTCGGATTCCCTTTCGACCTTCACGAGGTTCCTGCTCTCCTTGGGGATGACCTCAACTGAGGAATCCCTTCCCCTGGCAGTTGAAAAGACAAGAAGACTCCTCAACGGCCGGGTTGTCCCCGTTGTTGTCACGAACCTCACGGATTCGAACTTCACCTCAATCAGACTGGGACTTAAGAAGCTTCTGGCCACAACAGGAAACGCTCCGATACTCGTTGATGTTGATGTCTATGAGGATTTGGACGCGGGTAAACTCGTCTCCCTCATGAAAAAGTCCCTAAAGGAAGAGCTGTCATTTCCCGCGGTTACAGTCACAAAGGACGTTAGAAAGGGGGTTCTTAAACTCCTGGAGGTGGTTCTGTGA